One segment of Brassica napus cultivar Da-Ae chromosome C3, Da-Ae, whole genome shotgun sequence DNA contains the following:
- the LOC125582966 gene encoding F-box protein SKIP19-like: MASSSSLVPSSSDLTHVMKRGRRCINWSEFPSELTSSILQRLGAIEILGNAQKVCTSWRRVCKDPSMWRKIVMHDLGESMEFDLEIMCRHAVDLSQGGLIQIDIRHFGTDYLLKYISDRFSLSIYISLQIKLLRSYCYLTIVFYFACYGSYSLTWLQFLTFTAIICRSGNLRSLKLAKCYSVTDHGFERAVVKLPLLEDLEVSYCLLSEESLKVVGQSCHNLKTLKLNRRGLRRPRFENDDEALAIAETLHGLRHLQLFGNSLSNTSLSSILDNCPYLEHLDLRQCFNVSIVGDLEKRCSERIKFVRYPSDSTHDYPFDATVFHMDSDEEDYVDCYDFDNYD; the protein is encoded by the exons ATggcctcttcctcttccttggTTCCGTCATCTTCGGATTTGACTCATGTGATGAAAAGGGGAAGAAGATGTATAAACTGGTCGgagtttccgtcggaattgaCGTCATCAATCCTGCAGAGGCTAGGCGCGATTGAGATATTGGGAAACGCTCAGAAAGTGTGTACTTCATGGCGTCGCGTCTGTAAAGACCCTTCTATGTGGCGGAAGATTGTCATGCATGACCTCGGAGAAAGCATGGAGTTCGACCTCGAGATCATGTGCCGTCATGCAGTCGATCTTAGCCAGGGAGGCTTAATTCAGATCGATATTAGGCACTTTGGTACTGATTATCTCCTCAAGTACATATCCGATaggttctctctctctatatatatctctctccaaataaaattattgagaAGTTATTGTTACCTTACgattgtcttt TATTTCGCATGTTATGGTTCTTACTCTCTTACGTGGCTTCAGTTTTTAACTTTTACCGCAATTATTTGCAGGTCGGGTAATCTCCGAAGCCTTAAACTTGCAAAGTGCTACTCAGTCACAGATCATGGATTTGAAAGAGCAGTTGTGAAGCTTCCGTTACTTGAGGACCTCGAGGTCTCATACTGCTTATTGTCAGAAGAGTCTCTTAAAGTCGTAGGCCAGTCTTGTCATAATCTTAAGACACTGAAGCTGAACCGCAGGGGACTCAGACGTCCAAGATTTGAAAATGACGATGAGGCTCTAGCTATCGCTGAAACGTTGCATGGCCTTCGTCACCTCCAGCTTTTCGGGAACAGTCTATCAAACACCAGTTTAAGCTCCATTCTGGACAATTGTCCTTATCTGGAACACCTTGATTTACGTCAGTGTTTTAACGTCAGCATTGTTGGGGATTTGGAAAAGAGGTGTTCCGAGAGGATCAAATTTGTGAGATACCCTAGTGACTCGACTCATGATTATCCGTTTGATGCAACGGTTTTTCATATGGATTCAGATGAAGAGGACTACGTTGATTGTTATGACTTTGACAATTATGACTGA